In a single window of the Papaver somniferum cultivar HN1 chromosome 8, ASM357369v1, whole genome shotgun sequence genome:
- the LOC113306397 gene encoding 3-hydroxy-3-methylglutaryl-coenzyme A reductase-like, giving the protein MTRAPVVRFGTAKRASELKFFMEDLNNFDTLAHVFNKFVYVIEILFFYNGNFCSDKKPAAVNWIEGRGKSVVCEAIIKDEVVRNVLKTTVPALVELNMLKNLTGSAIASTPELDAQSIYA; this is encoded by the exons ATGACAAGAGCACCTGTTGTTAGGTTTGGAACTGCAAAAAGAGCTTCTGAGCTCAAATTCTTTATGGAAGATCTTAACAATTTCGATACCTTGGCTCACGTTTTTAacaa ATTTGTGTACGTAATTGAGATTCTATTCTTTTACAACG GGAACTTTTGTTCCGATAAGAAACCAGCTGCTGTAAACTGGATTGAAGGACGTGGTAAGTCGGTTGTCTGCGAGGCAATTATCAAGGATGAAGTAGTGAGGAATGTGTTGAAGACTACAGTTCCAGCTTTGGTAGAGCTTAACATGCTCAAAAACTTGACTGGTTCTGCCATTGCATCTACGCCTGAACTAGACGCACAATCCATCTACGCCTGA